From Phragmites australis chromosome 5, lpPhrAust1.1, whole genome shotgun sequence, a single genomic window includes:
- the LOC133919631 gene encoding zinc-finger homeodomain protein 7-like, translating to MEYKRSSHVEEEEEEEEEEEEDEEEEEDDEEENRGHHYTTAAAAPVGAPQQQVHGQALGLGSPSSQSSMMESAAFSRPLLPPNSSLVSQLPLPPPGFMPPHRQPQLHPRRAERERERVGGAQHQLRRHNEPARNGVLGGGTTPPPASTLSLATGGGAVGAEAAQWRYRECLRNHAARLGAHVLDGCCEFMPSAGDGAAALACAACGCHRSFHRREAVPGVVAATVPPSATTPAGVDANSSRVMPLLLAPPHMQTRPHVPVSPLSAPAALTESSSEELRGPAPAQPPLPPTHPPHAQVAVGSASAPPAPSKKRFRTKFTAEQKERMREFAHRVGWRIHKADADAVDAFCAQVGVSRRVLKVWMHNNKHLAMIAPPSPSSQPPPPPPPHHHPPPPPPAAAA from the coding sequence ATGGAGTACAAGAGATCATCGcatgtggaggaggaggaagaggaggaggaggaagaagaggaagacgaggaggaagaagaggacgatgaggaggagaacAGAGGCCACCACTACACCACTGCAGCAGCTGCACCCGTAGGTGCTCCACAGCAGCAGGTGCACGGCCAAGCTCTTGGCCTTGGCTCGCCTTCCTCGCAGTCCTCTATGATGGAGTCTGCCGCCTTCTCGAGGCCCCTCCTGCCTCCCAACTCCTCCCTCGTCTCGCAGctgccgctgcctcctcccggCTTCATGCCGCCTCACCGCCAGCCCCAACTCCATCCGAGAagggcggagagagagagggagagagttgGGGGCGCCCAGCACCAGCTCCGGCGCCACAACGAACCGGCGAGGAATGGCGTTCTTGGCGGTGGCACCACTCCCCCGCCGGCCTCTACGCTTAGCCTCGCgactggcggcggcgccgtggGGGCGGAGGCGGCGCAGTGGAGGTACCGGGAGTGCCTGCGGAACCACGCGGCGCGGCTGGGCGCGCACGTGCTCGACGGCTGCTGCGAGTTCATGCCGTCCGccggcgacggggccgccgcgctGGCCTGCGCAGCCTGCGGCTGCCACCGCAGCTTCCACCGCCGCGAGGCGGTCCCCGGGGTTGTTGCCGCAACGGTGCCCCCCTCGGCGACGACCCCCGCCGGCGTCGACGCCAACTCCTCCCGGGTCATGCCGCTCCTCCTGGCCCCGCCGCACATGCAGACGCGGCCGCACGTCCCCGTGTCCCCGTTGTCCGCCCCCGCCGCGCTGACCGAATCCTCGAGCGAGGAGCTGCGCGGCCCCGCGCCCGCGCAACCGCCCCTGCCGCCGACGCACCCACCCCACGCGCAGGTGGCCGTGGGGTCGGCCTCCGCTCCCCCGGCGCCGAGCAAGAAACGGTTCCGGACCAAATTCACGGCGGAGCAGAAGGAGCGGATGCGGGAGTTCGCGCACCGCGTTGGGTGGCGCATCCACAaggccgacgccgacgccgtcgACGCCTTTTGTGCCCAGGTCGGCGTCTCCCGTCGCGTCCTCAAGGTGTGGATGCACAACAACAAGCACCTCGCCATGATCGCACCCCCGTCCCCGTCctctcagccgccgccgccgccgccgccgcatcaccaccctccacctccaccccccgccgccgcagcatGA
- the LOC133919628 gene encoding protein RADIALIS-like 3, which translates to MSSSWTAKQNKLFERALATYDKETPDRWQNVAQAVGGGKSAEEVKRHYEELLKDLQHIESAGGRQGSYCSSSGGSSSNSNSWGSANEDQRRRYLNCSECDLGR; encoded by the exons ATGAGTTCATCCTGGACGGCAAAGCAAAACAAGCTGTTTGAGAGGGCGCTGGCGACTTATGACAAGGAGACACCAGACCGCTGGCAGAATGTTGCACAAGCCGTTGGCGGTGGAAAGTCTGCCGAGGAAGTGAAGAGGCACTATGAAGAGCTGCTGAAGGACCTGCAGCACATTGAATCTGCAGGAGGCCGTCAAGGATCCTACTGCAGCAGCTCTGGCggtagcagcagcaacagcaactcCTGGGGCAGTGCCAATGAGGACCAGAG GAGGAGGTACCTCAACTGCAGTGAATGTGATCTTGGAAGATGA
- the LOC133919630 gene encoding uncharacterized protein LOC133919630, with the protein MLRRLRLRPPGRAAVAVSAAAATVASLTSVAYADGVSLFRRQSADADADADAGDPAAATSFGSDPETLERMARAMREINNSPLSKQVIELTKKQEQTRLEELAAEKVQIAINERLRDIERKKKEGEEYRNNLEQQEKVKAQALRYEDELARKRMQTEREAQRRQDAELVKMQEASALRREEARRATEQKILEQMMQTEKEKAEIDRETARSDSLAKAEGEAHEKKLSEEYDRRMLLEYMNGEREKWLAAINTTFSHIEGGFRTLLTDRSKLMMGIGGVTALAAGVYTTREGARVTWGYINRILGQPSLIRESSMPKFPLPGSRLLKPSSASLLGGAGFENVILHPSLKRRIEHLARATANTKSHDAPFRNMLFYGPPGTGKTLVAREMARKSGLDYAMMTGGDVAPLGSEAVTKIHEIFDWAKKSKKGMLLFIDEADAFLCERNSTHMSEAQRSALNALLFRTGDQSRDIVLVLATNRPGDLDAAITDRIDEVIEFPIPGEEERFQLLKLYLNQYILKEEGKSSSWGSLFNKQQRKIHAKDITDDLLREAARKINGFSGREIAKLVASVQAAVYGRPDCILDPQLFSEIVDYKVAEHHQRIKLASEGTA; encoded by the exons ATGCTGCGCCGCCTCCGCCTGCGCCCTCCGGGGAGGGCGGCGGTAGCCGTCTCCGCCGCGGCCGCTACCGTGGCGTCCCTCACCAGCGTCGCCTACGCGGACGGCGTCTCCCTCTTCCGCCGCCAgtccgccgacgccgacgccgacgccgacgccggggaccctgccgccgccacctcgtTCGGCTCCGACCCCGAGACCCTGGAGCGCATGGCCCGCGCGATGCGGGAGATCAACAACTCGCCGCTCTCCAAGCAG GTGATTGAGCTGACGAAGAAGCAGGAACAGACGCGCCTCGAGGAGCTGGCGGCTGAGAAGGTCCAGATCGCCATCAACGAGCGCCTCAGGGACATC gagaggaagaagaaagaaggtgAAGAGTACAGAAATAATTTGGAGCAACAAGAAAAAGTAAAAGCACAAGCGTTACGCTATGAGGATGAATTAGCTAGAAAAAGAATGCAG ACGGAGCGTGAAGCACAAAGACGACAAGATGCTGAGCTTGTGAAGATGCAAGAGGCATCTGCCCTCAGAAGAGAAGAAGCTAGGCGTGCCACAGAACAGAAGATTTTGGAACAAATGATGCAAACTGAGAAAGAAAAGGCTGAAATAGATCGTGAAACAGCCAGATCTGATTCTTTAGCAAAAGCCGAAGGTGAAGCTCATGAAAAAAAGCTATCAGAAGAATATGACAGAAGAATGCTATTGGAATACATGAATGGCGAAAGAGAGAAGTGGCTCGCTGCCATAAATACAACCTTTTCTCATATTGAAG GTGGGTTCAGAACACTGTTGACTGATAGGAGTAAACTAATGATGGGTATTGGAGGAGTTACTGCACTAGCTGCTGGAGTTTATACTACTAG GGAAGGAGCCAGGGTTACGTGGGGTTACATCAATAGAATCTTGGGTCAGCCTTCACTGATCCGTGAATCATCTATGCCAAAGTTCCCACTGCCAGGATCCAGGTTACTCAAACCTAGTTCAGCATCTTTGTTGGGAGGAGCAGGCTTTGAGAATGTTATTCTTCACCCTTCACTCAAGCGGAGGATTGAACATCTTGCACGAGCAACTGCAAATACAAAGTCTCACGATGCACCATTCCGCAACATGCTGTTCTATGGACCTCCTGGAACTGGCAAAACTTTAGTAGCGAGGGAGATGGCTCGCAAATCT GGCCTGGATTATGCCATGATGACGGGAGGAGATGTTGCACCCTTAGGATCAGAGGCTGTTACCAAGATCCATGAAATATTTGACTGGGCTAAGAAGTCCAAGAAAGGCATGCTGCTTTTCATCGATGAAGCCGATGCGTTCTTGTGCGA GCGCAACAGTACCCATATGAGTGAAGCTCAGCGGAGCGCTCTCAATGCACTATTGTTTCGAACTGGTGACCAGTCAAGGGATATTGTCCTTGTCCTTGCGACAAACCGACCTGGTGACCTTGATGCTGCTATCACTGACCGTATTGATGAAGTTATAGAGTTCCCCATAcctggggaggaggagaggttCCAACTGCTGAAGTTATACTTGAACCAGTATATACTCAAGGAAGAGGGCAAAAGCTCTTCTTGGGGTTCACTGTTCAACAAGCAGCAGCGCAAGATACATGCAAAGGACATCACTGATGATTTGCTCAGGGAAGCTGCACGGAAGATCAATGGCTTCTCTGGCAGGGAGATTGCTAAACTTGTGGCTAGTGTGCAAGCTGCTGTTTATGGCCGCCCTGACTGTATATTGGATCCCCAGCTGTTTTCTGAAATAGTTGACTACAAAGTTGCCGAACATCACCAACGCATCAAGCTCGCTTCTGAGGGTACTGCATGA
- the LOC133919629 gene encoding uncharacterized protein LOC133919629 — translation MDSGGGGGSGAHKAASGSAPSPAPPAPNPTAMLSALMSKRAKLQEELRSIERQVYDMETTYLQESNQFGSVLKGFESFLSSSKNTSNLKRSRKFQADERLFSLSSVTSPAVDEHLTDGREYGSGRSKGASTPANGQGKPKKGGRPGGRDGKRLRPSNDPDLDDEDDY, via the exons ATGGACtcgggaggcggaggagggagcGGCGCGCACAAAGCCGCGTCGGGCTCCGCACcatcgccggcgccgccggctCCGAACCCCACGGCGATGCTCTCGGCGCTGATGAGCAAGCGCGCCAAGCTCCAGGAGGAGCTCCGCTCCATCGAGCGCCAG GTTTATGATATGGAGACCACCTACCTACAAGAGTCTAATCAATTTGGAAGTGTGCTAAAGGGTTTCGAATCGTTTTTGTCATCGTCAAAAAACACCTCTAA CCTCAAGCGCTCCCGGAAATTTCAGGCCGACGAGAGGCTGTTCTCTCTGTCATCAGTTACCTCTCCAGCG GTTGATGAACATTTGACTG ATGGAAGAGAATACGGATCAGGTCGTTCAAAGGGCGCGAGTACACCTGCAAATGGGCA AGGAAAACCGAAGAAGGGAGGGCGTCCTGGAGGAAGAGACGGCAAGAGACTACGACCGTCCAATGATCCAGACCTGGACGACGAAGATGACTACTAA